One window of the Methanolacinia paynteri genome contains the following:
- a CDS encoding DEAD/DEAH box helicase, which produces MLDAEIRKLLDKRSFEELSDTQEEAIPPIMQGHHTLCIAPTGTGKTESAMLPVFHKLLRDENRGRGFRALYITPLRSLNRDILSRLEWWCGELGLTVGVRHGDTTQAERARQSKNPPDLLITTPETVQALFMGKNLREHLKSVRYVVIDEIHELAGSKRGAQLSVALERIVEQAGEFQRIALSATVGNPEDVTRFLCGDRPYHLVNIPSAPRLSIDVKYAGGEFSSQAKFVSKLIDKNESVLIFVNTRTTAEALGQQLFDRGDVEVHHGSLSREVRIEAEEKFKNRKVKALICTSSMELGLDIGHIGHVLQFGSPREVSRLLQRVGRAGHRLDTVSRGTILATGFDDLVESLVIAKKAMSNECEDVVIPENAADVIANQVSAMALEYGEIPEERIVKILGRSAVFNSFEPL; this is translated from the coding sequence ATGCTTGATGCGGAGATCCGGAAGCTTCTCGACAAAAGGAGCTTCGAAGAACTCTCCGACACCCAGGAGGAGGCGATACCGCCGATCATGCAGGGGCATCATACGCTCTGCATCGCACCGACAGGAACGGGAAAGACCGAGAGCGCGATGCTTCCGGTATTCCACAAGCTCCTCAGGGATGAGAACAGGGGCAGGGGATTCCGTGCACTCTATATCACTCCACTCCGGTCGTTGAACCGCGACATCCTCTCAAGACTCGAATGGTGGTGCGGAGAGCTCGGCCTGACCGTAGGCGTCCGTCACGGCGATACGACACAGGCGGAGAGGGCACGCCAGTCGAAAAATCCGCCCGACCTCCTGATAACCACACCCGAGACCGTCCAGGCACTCTTCATGGGAAAGAACCTGAGGGAGCACCTGAAGAGTGTCAGGTATGTCGTTATCGACGAGATCCATGAGCTTGCCGGAAGCAAGAGGGGCGCCCAGCTCTCGGTTGCACTCGAACGGATCGTCGAACAGGCAGGGGAGTTCCAGAGGATCGCCCTCTCGGCGACTGTCGGAAATCCGGAAGATGTCACCCGTTTCCTCTGCGGGGACCGGCCGTATCATCTCGTGAACATCCCTTCGGCCCCGAGGCTTTCCATCGACGTGAAGTACGCGGGAGGCGAGTTTTCGTCGCAGGCGAAGTTCGTATCGAAACTTATCGATAAGAACGAGTCCGTCCTGATATTCGTCAACACCCGCACCACTGCGGAGGCGCTCGGCCAGCAGCTCTTCGATCGCGGGGATGTCGAGGTGCACCACGGCTCGCTTTCGAGGGAGGTGAGGATCGAGGCCGAGGAGAAGTTCAAAAACCGGAAGGTGAAGGCGTTGATCTGCACGTCCTCGATGGAGCTCGGGCTCGACATAGGCCATATCGGGCATGTCCTCCAGTTCGGCTCTCCGCGTGAGGTCTCGCGTCTCCTCCAGCGTGTCGGGCGGGCGGGGCACAGGCTGGACACGGTTTCGAGAGGGACTATACTTGCAACCGGCTTCGACGATCTTGTCGAGTCGCTCGTGATTGCGAAGAAGGCGATGTCGAACGAGTGCGAAGACGTGGTGATCCCGGAGAATGCCGCCGACGTTATTGCGAACCAGGTCTCCGCGATGGCGCTCGAATACGGCGAGATCCCTGAAGAGAGGATCGTGAAAATTCTTGGCAGGTCTGCGGTTTTCAACAGTTTCGAACCGCTTC
- a CDS encoding metallophosphoesterase, with protein MKPEFLPEGPAFVVEEDDLRILVVADTHFGAESELSRKGVHIMSNTPERLRRLLDCIDVSGADLLLLLGDVKDSVPVTSWQEKREMPEILDAIRAKIDLKVLPGNHDVGIELFLRKDELLPKTGCMIRNTGYMHGHTFPSPEITGGLIVVGHHHPVVHLYDEVGCFMRGVPSFVLAEIDDELLDMKGLRPGTRVLFAPAFFELAGGMDVCEMKKSGLSPLSRCIKEETADVFLADGTYIDTIGGIIAAKSD; from the coding sequence ATGAAACCCGAATTTCTCCCGGAGGGCCCTGCGTTTGTCGTCGAAGAGGACGACCTGAGGATACTTGTCGTAGCTGACACACATTTCGGGGCGGAGTCCGAGTTGTCCAGGAAGGGCGTTCATATCATGAGCAATACCCCGGAAAGGCTCCGGAGGCTGCTGGACTGCATAGATGTCTCGGGCGCTGATCTCCTCCTGCTACTCGGGGACGTGAAGGATTCTGTTCCGGTCACATCGTGGCAGGAGAAGAGGGAGATGCCCGAGATCCTTGATGCGATCAGGGCGAAGATCGACCTGAAGGTTCTTCCCGGAAACCACGACGTGGGAATCGAGCTGTTTCTTCGCAAAGACGAACTCCTCCCGAAGACAGGCTGCATGATCAGGAATACCGGCTATATGCACGGACATACTTTTCCATCCCCTGAGATTACCGGCGGCCTGATCGTCGTGGGGCATCATCACCCGGTCGTTCATCTTTACGACGAAGTCGGCTGCTTCATGAGAGGTGTCCCGTCATTCGTCCTCGCGGAGATCGACGATGAACTGCTCGATATGAAAGGTCTCCGGCCGGGAACCCGCGTCCTCTTCGCCCCGGCGTTCTTTGAGCTTGCGGGAGGAATGGACGTCTGCGAAATGAAGAAGAGCGGGCTGAGCCCTCTTTCTAGGTGCATTAAAGAGGAGACCGCCGACGTCTTCCTCGCGGACGGGACATATATCGATACCATAGGGGGGATCATCGCTGCCAAAAGCGATTGA
- a CDS encoding replication factor C small subunit: MDENNTIWTEKYRPKTLDDVVGQKEIVARLKSYVKTGSLPHLLFTGPAGIGKTTSAVALAREFFGENWQVNFRELNASDERGIDVVRNQIKQFARTAPMGGAEFKILFLDEADALTNDAQAALRRTMENYAYTCRFILSCNYSSKIIDPIQSRCAIYRFRPLDREAVTEELNRIAKTEGLSITEDAMSAIIYVAQGDMRKAINALQGGAIISPEIKEEMIYEITSTARPDEIRELLSIIMDGNFNAAEHKLNGLITGRGIAPLELLNQFYRTLIDNQEIDRKLKVEMISHLGDADFRISEGANPNIQMEALLAKCILSAENSVK; the protein is encoded by the coding sequence ATGGACGAGAACAATACGATATGGACGGAAAAATACAGGCCGAAGACCCTTGACGACGTTGTCGGGCAGAAGGAGATCGTCGCACGCCTGAAATCATATGTCAAAACCGGCAGCCTGCCACACCTCCTCTTCACGGGCCCGGCGGGGATCGGCAAGACAACCTCGGCGGTCGCCCTCGCCAGGGAATTCTTCGGGGAGAACTGGCAGGTCAACTTCAGGGAGCTGAACGCATCGGACGAGAGGGGAATCGATGTGGTACGAAACCAGATCAAGCAGTTCGCACGGACGGCGCCGATGGGCGGTGCGGAGTTCAAGATCCTCTTCCTCGACGAGGCCGACGCACTCACGAACGATGCGCAGGCGGCGCTAAGGAGAACGATGGAGAACTACGCGTATACGTGCAGGTTCATCCTCTCGTGCAACTACTCGTCGAAGATCATCGATCCCATCCAGAGCAGGTGCGCAATATACCGCTTCAGGCCGCTCGACAGGGAGGCGGTAACCGAGGAGCTCAACAGGATCGCAAAGACCGAAGGGCTCAGCATAACCGAAGACGCCATGAGTGCAATCATCTACGTTGCACAGGGCGACATGCGAAAGGCGATAAACGCACTCCAGGGCGGAGCGATCATAAGCCCTGAGATAAAAGAGGAGATGATCTACGAGATCACGTCGACCGCAAGACCGGACGAGATCAGGGAGCTTCTCAGTATAATAATGGACGGCAACTTTAATGCCGCGGAGCACAAACTGAACGGGCTCATCACGGGGAGGGGGATCGCCCCGCTCGAACTTCTCAACCAGTTCTACAGGACTCTCATAGACAACCAGGAGATCGACAGAAAGCTGAAGGTCGAGATGATCAGCCATCTCGGAGATGCTGACTTCAGGATCAGCGAGGGGGCGAACCCGAACATCCAGATGGAAGCCCTGCTTGCAAAGTGCATTCTCAGCGCAGAGAACAGCGTCAAATAA
- a CDS encoding minichromosome maintenance protein MCM, whose product MAEEEEVKITDKAGDWNRFLKKHYKAELGEIAREFPHKKSLVIDYRKLEKHGKKGLELADELLRNPGKVIEDVRDAVKNYNLIFTRDEEEKADYINIRFIGLPKKVAVRDIRADDINTYISVEGIVRKVTEVRPRLTYAVFRCLQCGTLTPPIKQGYGKFQEPYRPCTQCERQTKMEIVPSLSKFVDVQKIRIQESPEGLRGGEQPQTIDVDVTDDLVALAAPGDRIIINGILRSIQRVSYGNKSSLFDIYIEANSIEMGEKEFEEVNISDEDEKAIVELSKDHEVYRKFASSIAPSIYGNEEVKEAISLILFGGIMKELPDGSHLRGDIHMLLVGDPGIAKSQMLRYVIKLSPRGIYTSGKSSTSAGLTATAVKDEFGDGRWTLEAGALVLADMGIAAVDEMDKMAREDRSALHEAMEQQSISIAKAGITATLKSRCALLGAANPKMGRFDEYAPMAEQINMPPSLLSRFDLIFVMKDQPNEALDRAIGEHILKSHRVGELIEHIKKEPIEGVDSDYIEQALKPVTPEIEPGLFRKYIAYAKRNCFPILTDEAKEQLMHYYLNLRGLADENKPVPVTARQLEALVRLGEASARLRLSKKIEGEDAERVVRIVDRCLKDVAYDPNSGTFDIDKLVTGIPKQRRDIIREIKETIRSTADESGYAKIDVVIETMEQKGHHKDDVRKRIDDMLRTGEAMEPRHGIIKLI is encoded by the coding sequence GTGGCCGAAGAAGAAGAGGTAAAGATAACCGATAAGGCGGGAGACTGGAACCGCTTTTTAAAGAAGCATTACAAGGCGGAGCTCGGCGAGATCGCAAGGGAGTTCCCGCACAAAAAATCTCTCGTAATCGACTATCGCAAGCTGGAGAAGCACGGAAAAAAAGGTCTTGAGCTCGCAGACGAGCTCCTCAGGAACCCGGGGAAGGTCATCGAGGATGTCAGGGACGCGGTAAAGAACTACAACCTGATCTTTACCCGTGACGAAGAGGAAAAGGCCGACTACATCAATATCAGGTTCATCGGGCTCCCGAAGAAGGTCGCGGTAAGGGACATCAGGGCGGACGATATCAATACCTACATCTCGGTCGAGGGTATCGTCAGGAAGGTCACCGAGGTCCGGCCCCGCCTGACCTATGCCGTCTTCCGGTGTCTCCAGTGTGGAACGCTCACCCCGCCCATAAAGCAGGGCTATGGAAAATTCCAGGAACCATACAGGCCGTGCACCCAGTGCGAGCGGCAGACCAAGATGGAGATCGTCCCGTCGCTCTCGAAATTTGTGGACGTCCAGAAGATACGAATCCAGGAGTCGCCCGAGGGTCTAAGGGGCGGAGAGCAGCCTCAGACGATCGACGTGGACGTGACCGACGATCTCGTCGCACTTGCCGCACCCGGCGACAGGATAATAATCAACGGAATCCTGCGATCGATCCAGCGGGTGTCCTACGGGAACAAGAGCTCCCTCTTCGACATCTACATCGAGGCGAACTCGATCGAGATGGGCGAAAAGGAGTTCGAAGAAGTAAACATCAGCGACGAGGACGAAAAGGCGATCGTAGAGCTGAGTAAGGATCACGAGGTCTATCGGAAATTTGCAAGCTCGATCGCACCGTCCATCTACGGAAACGAGGAGGTCAAGGAGGCGATATCGCTGATCCTCTTCGGCGGTATCATGAAGGAGCTGCCCGACGGCAGTCACCTCAGGGGCGACATCCATATGCTCCTCGTAGGTGACCCGGGTATTGCAAAGTCGCAGATGCTGAGATATGTCATAAAGCTCTCGCCACGTGGAATATATACGAGCGGAAAGTCCTCGACATCCGCAGGTCTCACTGCAACGGCCGTCAAGGATGAGTTCGGCGACGGAAGGTGGACTCTTGAGGCCGGAGCTCTCGTCCTTGCGGACATGGGTATCGCGGCAGTGGATGAGATGGACAAGATGGCGAGGGAGGACCGGAGTGCACTTCACGAGGCGATGGAACAGCAGTCGATCTCGATCGCGAAGGCCGGAATCACCGCCACCCTGAAGTCGAGATGCGCACTGCTCGGTGCGGCGAACCCGAAGATGGGACGGTTCGACGAGTACGCACCTATGGCCGAACAGATCAACATGCCGCCGTCGCTCCTCTCCCGTTTCGACCTGATATTCGTCATGAAGGACCAGCCCAACGAAGCACTCGACCGTGCGATCGGTGAGCATATCCTGAAGTCGCACAGGGTCGGAGAGCTGATCGAGCACATAAAGAAAGAGCCGATCGAAGGTGTCGATTCGGACTACATCGAGCAGGCGTTGAAACCGGTCACGCCGGAGATCGAACCGGGGCTGTTCAGGAAATACATCGCATATGCAAAGAGGAACTGCTTCCCGATCCTCACCGACGAGGCAAAGGAGCAGCTCATGCACTACTACCTCAACCTGAGGGGTCTTGCCGACGAGAACAAACCTGTCCCTGTGACTGCAAGGCAGCTCGAAGCACTCGTCAGGCTCGGGGAGGCGAGTGCCAGGCTCAGGCTCAGCAAGAAGATCGAGGGAGAGGACGCAGAAAGGGTCGTCAGGATCGTAGACCGTTGCCTGAAGGACGTCGCATACGACCCGAACAGCGGCACATTCGACATCGACAAGCTCGTGACCGGCATCCCCAAACAGAGGCGCGACATCATCAGGGAGATAAAGGAGACTATCCGCAGCACAGCCGATGAATCCGGATATGCAAAGATCGATGTCGTCATCGAGACCATGGAGCAGAAGGGCCACCACAAGGACGATGTAAGGAAGAGGATCGACGACATGCTCCGGACCGGAGAGGCGATGGAGCCGAGGCACGGAATTATCAAATTAATATAG
- a CDS encoding dihydroneopterin aldolase family protein, with the protein MDDKIQAAFEAGIKLGALYHQWVGTPISPETAHTVETAIENAVGLQPFVTDIKVRIDTGLMVLNSFGYSELAGKMFDVSITTKVGDAVCRAKLALENEYPLMKILSIE; encoded by the coding sequence ATGGACGATAAGATACAGGCCGCATTCGAAGCGGGAATAAAACTCGGGGCTCTCTACCACCAGTGGGTAGGAACGCCCATCTCGCCTGAAACCGCACATACCGTAGAGACTGCGATCGAGAACGCCGTCGGGCTCCAGCCCTTTGTAACGGATATAAAAGTCAGGATAGATACCGGACTAATGGTCCTAAACTCCTTCGGCTACAGCGAACTCGCCGGAAAGATGTTCGACGTCTCGATCACCACGAAGGTCGGCGATGCAGTATGCCGTGCGAAGCTCGCACTCGAGAACGAATACCCGCTGATGAAGATTCTCAGCATAGAATGA